From a region of the Impatiens glandulifera chromosome 4, dImpGla2.1, whole genome shotgun sequence genome:
- the LOC124935253 gene encoding uncharacterized protein LOC124935253 has translation MESTVNGSQLSMKILFDKKSKKVLFAEAGKEVIDFLFYILSLPLATATKLLSKSKIDMNGCLNNLYASIENLDHKYFQSAERKDFILNPKPSFPVQAPLLISDTVSRPNTTKVYKCPNSTHNVYYSIDSTATCRTCYVRMSILEGELIGVHYQGEGIVKDFPKYMVMDDLVIKPTSSSSSISLLKDFSIKYVNNIQEIVVDLGIDEGIKILKASLEGKEVLTSVFIHNQKLDSIVNNGKLSMKIIFDNENKKVLFAEAEKDVIDFLFYLLSLPLAMAMRLLSESKIGMNSCLNNLYVSFEKLDNNYIETVEKKNFILKPKPSFPVQAPLLISNTVSHPSSTNFYRCHNSTHSVYYSINSITKCVYCSNIMSTLHGELVTRSDQGGGFVKGLVKYMVMDDFMIKPVSLISDIGLLKEYNIEDVNNLQEIVVDLGIDECLEILKTSLEGQKTITSIFIHKLVEELEDQDDEDYVDDDEEDDEEDDDDESVDDEEDDNEDKTLV, from the exons atGGAGAGTACTGTTAATGGTAGTCAATTGAGCATGAAGAttctttttgataaaaaaagcAAGAAAGTATTATTTGCAGAAGCAGGAAAAGAGGTAATAGATTTTCTGTTCTACATTCTTTCTCTACCATTAGCCACAGCTACAAAGCTCCTCTCCAAATCCAAGATCGATATGAACGGTTGTTTGAATAACCTTTATGCGAGTATTGAGAATTTGGACcacaaatattttcaaagtGCCGAGAGAAAGGATTTTATCCTCAATCCTAAGCCATCATTTCCAGTACAG GCACCCTTATTGATATCAGATACTGTAAGTCGTCCAAACACTACCAAAGTCTACAAATGTCCTAACTCAACTCACAATGTTTATTATAGCATTGACTCAACAGCAACATGTAGGACTTGCTATGTTCGAATGAGTATCCTCGAGGGGGAACTTATAGGAGTGCATTATCAAGGTGAGGGTATTGTGAAAGATTTTCCCAAATATATGGTGATGGATGATTTGGTGATCAAACCAACTTCTTCAAGTTCTAGCATCTCTTTACTGAAAGATTTCAGCATCAAGTATGTTAATAACATTCAAGAAATTGTGGTTGATTTGGGCATTGATGAG gGGATCAAGATATTAAAGGCTTCTCTAGAAGGGAAAGAAGTACTTACAAGTGTTTTCATTCACAATCAAAAGCTGGATAGTATTGTTAATAATGGTAAACTGAGCATGAAGATAATTTTTGACAATGAAAACAAGAAAGTATTATTTGCAGAAGCAGAGAAAGATGTAAtagattttcttttttatcttctttctctACCATTGGCCATGGCTATGAGGCTCCTCTCCGAATCCAAGATAGGCATGAACAGTTGTTTGAATAACCTTTATGTGAGTTTTGAGAAACTGGATAACAACTATATTGAAACTGTTGAGAAAAAAAACTTCATCCTTAAGCCTAAGCCATCCTTTCCAGTACAG GCACCCTTGTTGATATCAAATACAGTAAGTCATCCAAGCAGTACCAATTTCTACAGATGCCATAACTCAACTCACAGTGTTTATTATAGCATTAACTCAATTACAAAATGTGTTTATTGCTCTAACATTATGAGTACCCTTCATGGGGAACTTGTAACAAGGTCTGATCAAGGTGGGGGTTTTGTGAAAGGTTTGGTGAAATATATGGTGATGGATGATTTTATGATCAAACCAGTTTCACTCATTTCTGACATTGGTTTGTTGAAAGAGTACAACATAGAGGATGTTAATAATCTTCAAGAAATTGTGGTTGATTTGGGCATTGATGAG TGTCTAGAGATATTAAAGACTTCTCTTGAAGGACAAAAAACTATTACAAGTATTTTCATTCACAAATTGGTTGAAGAGTTGGAAGATCAAGATGATGAAGATTATGTAGATGATGACGAGGAGGATGATGAGGAGGATGATGACGACGAGAGCGTTGACGACGAAGAAGATGACAATGAAGATAAAACTTTGgtttag
- the LOC124935252 gene encoding agamous-like MADS-box protein AGL61: MGKQKIEIKKIEKSNYRQVTFSKRRAGLFKKATELCVLTGANVLALVTSPGNRTFTFSSQPNPEDLLRRVIVPEKNHYECSASSLSNGLQTNHEMVLENRKYLNQRYEKLAAALEEEKKIGERLAAEEAGRRTFWWEEEVDVKRMGEEELECYLMALRKMKNNVDKILMDKKNDTFLVPNSPTMDDIDVSQYLNI; the protein is encoded by the coding sequence ATGGGAAAACAGAAAATTGAGAtcaagaaaatagagaaatcGAATTACCGGCAAGTCACATTCTCCAAACGCCGGGCAGGCCTATTCAAGAAAGCCACCGAGCTCTGCGTCCTAACCGGCGCTAATGTCCTGGCTCTCGTCACCTCGCCGGGCAACCGCACCTTCACCTTCAGCAGCCAACCCAACCCCGAAGACCTTCTCCGTCGCGTCATCGTCCCCGAAAAAAACCATTACGAGTGTTCCGCCAGTTCGTTGTCAAATGGGCTTCAAACGAATCATGAGATGGTTTTAGAGAACCGGAAATATTTGAACCAACGGTACGAGAAATTGGCGGCTGCGcttgaggaggagaagaagattgGAGAGAGGCTGGCGGCGGAGGAGGCTGGCCGGAGGACATTCTGGTGGGAAGAGGAAGTGGACGTGAAGAGGATGGGGGAAGAAGAGTTGGAATGTTATTTGATGGCATtgaggaagatgaagaacaatGTTGACAAGATTTTGATGGACAAGAAAAATGATACATTTTTGGTTCCTAATTCTCCAACAATGGATGATATAGATGTTAGCCaatatcttaatatttga
- the LOC124935066 gene encoding pentatricopeptide repeat-containing protein At2g39620, with protein sequence MISRSSRLAPRRIFSLHSISKGCPEVAIAPSNPQEIIYHHHPYIISLLSSCTHLPSIQQIHALLIISGFKPLNLLYTHLINSYASLKRCDLARSVFNSIPNPCTILWNSIIRAYTRSNQYKEALELYRCMLDKYIEPDKYTFTFVLKACTGNLNAREGISVHQQIISRGIEGNVFVGTGLIDMYCKMGDICVAREVFDRMPEKDVTTWNAMIGGLSESSSPFEAMRLFFKMQTHFRLEPSSVSLLNLFSGVCQLRDIRLCRSLHGFIVKKDFPISILNGLIDMYSKCERADIARMIFNRMRRKDDFSWGSMMAGHAHNGNFNDVLELYDQLSMKNLKMNKISLVSAVLAAAETRELEKGKAIHECAIRGMVDSDILVATPLIKMYVMCEELQIAKTLFSRLKGKDIVTWSSTIAAFVQSGYPREGLSIFRDMLANGLKPNRVTIASVLPACSELLDTRLGMSIHCYSIKIHVDSDISTATGLVSMYSKSHLFTLSMTIFNRMSRRDVVTWNALITAYAHAGDPYRAAITFADFRSSGEQPDYGTMAGFISACAMMVCDLNVGNSVYGLTKKFGFESDRNIKNALIDMYAKLGSLSTAEFFFNDIDFDKDEVSWNAVIAGYVTNRCYEKAMSAYYRMKLDGFRFKPNIATIMSVVPAIANLADIKEGMSLHSYVIQTGLLSYTIVKNSLIDMYSKCGRLDSSERIFSSMGLEKDLVSWNTMLAAYAVHGEGDRAVSFFSTMQEENVEIDSSSFLSVLSACRHMGLVEEARRIFDNCEPGIEHYACMVDLLGRAGLFDESLSLIREMKMEPDGRVWGALLIGCRLHSNVKLGEMALDQLRKLDEENSGHYVALSSLYSESGRWVDARNLRIKMNCDGLKKKTPGLSWVDEMKRDHLQIDA encoded by the coding sequence ATGATCAGTCGTAGTAGTAGACTTGCACCTCGTAGAATATTCTCATTACATTCTATCTCAAAAGGATGCCCTGAAGTTGCAATAGCACCTTCAAATCCTCAAGAAAtcatatatcatcatcatccttaCATTATTAGTCTCCTTTCCTCCTGCACACACCTTCCTTCTATCCAACAAATCCATGCCCTCCTCATTATTTCGGGATTTAAACCCCTCAATTTATTATATACCCATCTTATAAATTCCTACGCATCTTTGAAAAGATGCGATTTGGCCCGCTCTGTCTTCAATTCTATTCCAAACCCATGTACGATTTTGTGGAATTCGATTATCAGAGCTTATACAAGATCAAACCAATACAAGGAAGCGTTGGAACTGTACAGATGCATGTTGGACAAGTATATAGAACCCGACAAGTACACCTTCACATTCGTTTTGAAGGCTTGTACAGGAAATCTTAACGCTCGAGAAGGTATTTCAGTTCATCAACAGATCATTAGTCGTGGAATTGAAGGTAATGTATTTGTTGGGACTGGGTTGATAGATATGTACTGTAAAATGGGCGATATATGTGTTGCCCGAGAGGTGTTTGATAGAATGCCTGAGAAGGATGTTACAACATGGAATGCGATGATCGGCGGTTTATCAGAGTCCTCATCTCCTTTTGAGGCAATGAGGCTTTTCTTTAAAATGCAGACTCATTTCAGGTTAGAACCCAGTTCAGTAAGCTTGTTGAATCTCTTCTCTGGAGTTTGCCAGTTGCGAGACATTAGATTATGCAGGTCCCTTCATGGGTTCATAGTCAAGAAAGACTTTCCCATTTCCATCTTAAACGGTTTAATCGATATGTATTCGAAATGTGAACGTGCAGATATCGCCCGCATGATTTTCAATCGGATGAGAAGAAAGGATGATTTCTCTTGGGGCTCGATGATGGCGGGTCACGCTCATAATGGTAATTTTAACGATGTTTTAGAATTATACGATCAATTAAGCATGAAAAATCTAAAGATGAACAAGATTTCACTAGTAAGCGCTGTTTTAGCGGCAGCTGAGACTCGAGAATTGGAGAAAGGAAAGGCAATTCACGAATGTGCCATTCGAGGAATGGTCGATTCTGATATTTTGGTTGCTACTCCTCTTATTAAGATGTATGTGATGTGTGAAGAATTGCAAATTGCAAAGACATTGTTTTCAAGACTTAAAGGAAAAGACATAGTTACATGGTCTTCCACTATAGCTGCTTTTGTTCAATCAGGATACCCTAGAGAAGGACTCTCCATATTTCGTGATATGCTAGCTAACGGTTTGAAACCAAATCGAGTCACTATAGCAAGTGTTCTTCCTGCTTGTTCAGAATTGTTAGACACAAGACTTGGGATGAGTATACATTGCTATTCTATCAAAATTCACGTCGATTCTGATATCTCAACTGCGACCGGTTTGGTTTCTATGTATTCTAAATCTCACCTATTTACTCTTTCAATGACTATATTCAACAGGATGTCACGCAGGGACGTGGTAACTTGGAACGCTCTAATAACCGCGTATGCACATGCGGGCGATCCATATCGTGCAGCTATAACGTTCGCCGACTTCAGATCTTCGGGAGAGCAACCTGATTATGGAACAATGGCTGGGTTTATTTCAGCGTGTGCAATGATGGTATGTGATTTGAACGTAGGGAACTCCGTCTATGGGTTAACGAAAAAGTTCGGATTTGAATCCGATCGCAATATTAAGAACGCTTTGATAGATATGTATGCAAAATTGGGTAGCCTCTCAACtgctgaatttttttttaacgatATTGATTTCGACAAAGACGAGGTTTCTTGGAACGCGGTAATAGCTGGGTATGTTACGAATCGATGTTATGAGAAAGCCATGTCTGCTTATTATCGTATGAAACTAGATGGATTTCGGTTTAAGCCGAACATAGCGACTATCATGAGTGTTGTTCCTGCAATAGCAAATCTGGCAGATATAAAAGAAGGGATGTCTCTACATTCATATGTAATCCAAACAGGCTTACTATCATACACGATAGTTAAAAACAGTTTGATCGATATGTATTCAAAATGTGGTCGGCTTGATTCGTCGGAGAGAATATTTAGCAGTATGGGGCTCGAAAAGGACTTAGTTTCATGGAACACTATGTTGGCAGCATATGCAGTTCATGGGGAAGGTGATCGTGCCGTTTCATTTTTCTCAACCATGCAAGAAGAAAATGTCGAAATTGACTCATCTTCGTTTTTAAGCGTGTTATCTGCTTGTAGGCATATGGGTTTAGTAGAAGAAGCGAGAAGGATATTCGACAATTGTGAGCCGGGCATAGAGCATTACGCTTGTATGGTTGATCTGTTGGGACGGGCaggcttgtttgatgaaagtTTGAGTTTGATTAGGGAAATGAAGATGGAACCGGATGGGAGAGTTTGGGGAGCGTTACTAATTGGATGTAGATTGCATTCGAATGTGAAGTTGGGGGAAATGGCTTTAGATCAACTTAGAAAACTCGACGAAGAGAATTCAGGTCATTATGTGGCGTTGTCGAGCTTATATTCTGAATCGGGTAGATGGGTTGATGCGAGAAATTTGAGAATAAAGATGAATTGTGATggattgaagaagaagactcCGGGATTGAGTTGGGTTGATGAGATGAAAAGGGACCATTTGCAAATTGATGCTTGA